Proteins found in one Zea mays cultivar B73 chromosome 1, Zm-B73-REFERENCE-NAM-5.0, whole genome shotgun sequence genomic segment:
- the LOC541830 gene encoding glutathione S-transferase12 produces the protein MAAGLQVFGQPASTDVARVLTCLFEKNLEFELVRTDTFKKSHKLPEFIKLRDPTGQVTFKHGDKTIVDSRTICRYLCTQFPDDGYKKLYGTGSLERASIEQWLQAEAQSFDAPSSELAFQLAFAPHLKDVRPDEARVAENEKKLHSMLGVYDDILSKNEYLAGDDFTLADLSHLPNSHYIVNSSDRGRKLFTARKHVARWYDKISTRDSWRQVMKMQREHPGAFE, from the exons ATGGCCGCGGGGCTGCAGGTGTTCGGACAGCCGGCTTCCACCGACGTCGCCAGGGTGCTGACCTGCCTCTTCGAGAAGAACCTCGAGTTCGAGCTCGTCCGCACCGACACCTTCAAGAAGTCGCACAAGCTCCCCGAGTTCATCAAGCTGAGG GATCCTACCGGGCAGGTGACTTTCAAGCACGGTGACAAGACAATCGTTG ATTCCAGGACTATCTGCCGGTACCTGTGCACGCAGTTCCCGGACGACGGGTACAAGAAGCTGTACGGCACGGGGTCGCTGGAGCGGGCGTCCATAGAGCAGTGGCTGCAGGCGGAGGCGCAGAGCTTCGACGCGCCGAGCTCGGAGCTGGCGTTCCAGCTGGCGTTCGCGCCGCACCTCAAGGACGTGCGGCCCGACGAGGCCCGCGTCGCGGAGAACGAGAAGAAGCTGCACAGCATGCTGGGCGTCTACGACGACATCCTCTCCAAGAACGAGTACCTCGCCGGCGACGACTTCACACTGGCCGACCTCTCCCACCTGCCAAACTCCCACTACATCGTCAACTCCTCCGACAGGGGCAGGAAGCTCTTCACCGCCAGGAAGCACGTGGCCAGGTGGTACGACAAGATCTCCACCCGCGACTCCTGGAGGCAGGTCATGAAGATGCAGAGGGAGCACCCCGGCGCGTTCGAGTGA